A single window of Lytechinus variegatus isolate NC3 chromosome 8, Lvar_3.0, whole genome shotgun sequence DNA harbors:
- the LOC121419526 gene encoding beta-2 adrenergic receptor-like translates to MYADGNATDFVEEPTGSSAAETDDERRGLHALILPLLLVVLIITTNGLSLAAFAVEKRLRGYNNYFIINLTISDFLFGFLLIVTAVHSLLSRSPIPNNIGCRLFYLIFFAIQNVSNLIVIAICIDRHRATYDPIGHFTTRSKRKAIYANTAVWVVSFLFWFSFATIPDFVLDYNNGESCFIWYYLNPIAHIVPVFTRFIIPFVVILILYVRIFTKIMKTSGRKHIDREFGGDLKQSSGQAKSDGDGDKKQGPQSTAESGGQKVAKRESESEVRSATKTLLFIIIAFFITWCPVSIVSVIYSIEPALVPSSWIHLVPGWLVYVNGLLNPICYVVSQPLFRKTVFGLICHPTRYCRG, encoded by the exons ATGTATGCCGACGGGAATGCGACCGACTTTGTCGAGGAGCCAACAGGATCATCCGCGGCGGAAACGGATGATGAGAGACGAGGTCTCCACGCCCTGATCCTACCCCTGCTCTTGGTGGTCCTAATCATCACGACCAATGGCCTCAGCCTGGCTGCATTCGCTGTCGAGAAACGACTCCGCGGCTACAACAACTACTTCATCATAAACCTTACAATCTCGGACTTTCTCTTTGGATTCCTCCTAATCGTTACGGCCGTACACAGTTTACTAAGTCGCTCTCCGATCCCAAATAACATTGGGTGCAGGCTGTTCTACTTAATCTTCTTCGCCATCCAGAATGTGTCGAATCTGATTGTTATTGCAATCTGCATCGATAGACACCGAGCAACCTACGATCCCATCGGGCACTTCACCACCAGGAGCAAGCGAAAGGCCATCTACGCCAACACCGCCGTGTGGGTTGTTTCGTTCCTCTTCTGGTTCTCCTTTGCCACGATTCCCGATTTCGTCCTGGACTACAACAATGGTGAAAGTTGCTTCATATGGTATTACCTGAACCCGATCGCTCACATTGTACCCGTCTTTACCCGGTTCATCATACCTTTTGTGGTGATATTGATTCTCTACGTACGGATCTTCACCAAGATTATGAAGACATCCGGTAGGAAGCACATCGACAGGGAGTTTGGTGGTGACCTTAAACAGTCTTCAGGACAGGCCAAATCAGATGGTGATGGTGACAAGAAACAGGGCCCTCAGAGCACAGCTGAGTCT GGTGGTCAGAAGGTAGCCAAGCGTGAATCAGAATCGGAGGTTCGCAGCGCCACAAAGACactcctcttcatcatcatcgcctTCTTCATCACGTGGTGTCCAGTATCGATCGTATCCGTTATATATTCGATCGAACCGGCTCTCGTTCCCTCCAGCTGGATTCATTTGGTACCGGGGTGGCTGGTCTACGTGAATGGTCTACTCAATCCGATCTGTTACGTCGTCTCGCAACCGCTCTTTCGGAAAACCGTATTCGGTTTGATATGCCACCCGACCCGTTATTGCCGAGGTTAA